Genomic segment of Pochonia chlamydosporia 170 chromosome 1, whole genome shotgun sequence:
GCATCCTCTTGGACGAGTTACTGGAGGTACTCTGTACCCGGGTCTCATGGTTACCAGCGGGGCAATCTACCACGCCCTCAAGGCACTGACCATTCCCATCGATATTCGCAACATTTGTGTTCTTCTCGCTCCTGCGTTCTCCGGCCTTACCGCCTATGCTGCATACCTACTCACCAATGAGATGACCACGTCGCCGTCTGCCGGTCTTCTTGCTGCTGTGTTCATGGGAATTTCTCCAGGCTACATCTCTCGATCTGTTGCCGGAAGTTACGACAACGAGGCCATCGCCATTTTCCTTCTCGTCTTTACTTTTTACCTCTGGATCAAAGCCTTGAAGTTGGGTTCCATGCTGTGGGGTGCGCTGTGCGCTCTGTTCTACGGCTACATGGTGGCATCATGGGGCGGTTATGCCTTTATTACCTGTCTCCTGCCCCTCCATGCCTTCGTCCTTATCTGCATGGGTCGATACAGTACTCGGCTCTACGTGAGCTACACCACATGGTATGCTTTGGGGACCATTGCTAGCATGCAAATTCCGTTTGTTGGTTTCCTTCCGGTGAAGACGAGCGAACACATGCCCGCGTTAGGTACGAGCATCTAGTATTCACCACTGCCATTTTGTTGTTATTATGTCCTAATTCCTGCTGCAGGTATCTTCGGGTTCCTTCAGTTGATTGCGTTCATCGAGTATGTACGATCTGCTATTCCGAGTCGCCAGTTCCAGACCTTCCTCGTCACCATCCTTGTCGCTacttttggtgttgggttGATTGGCCTTGTGGGTCTTACTTCTCTCGGCTACATTGCTCCATGGAGTGGCCGTTTCTACTCACTTTGGGATACCGGATATGCCAAGATTCACATTCCTATCATCGCCTCCGTCTCTGAGCATCAGCCCACTGCCTGGCCTGCGTTCTTTTTCGATCTCAACTTCCTCATCTGGCTCTTCCCCGCTGGTGTCTACATGTGCTTCCAAGACCTGCGAGATGAGCacgtcttcatcgtcgtctaCGCCCTGTTTGGCAGCTACTTTGCAGGTGTCATGGTTCGACTGATGCTCACACTGACGCCCATTGTCTGTGTTGCCGCAGCCATAGCCTTGTCTAGCATGCTCGACACCTATTTGTCCGCCAAGTCCCCCGACCCCAAGGAGGTCGAGCTTGCCGCCGAAGCAGCATCTAAGAAGCCACCCAAGCCTTCCACCGGCCTTAGAGGCAGTGAGAAGCCGACCATTGGTATTTTCCACGTGTCATCCAAGTTTGTCGTCGTTGCGTCTGTTGTTGTCTACCTCGTCATGTTCGTTACTCACTGCACTTGGGTGACTTCCAACGCATATTCGTCCCCCTCGGTTGTATTGGCCAGTCGAATGCCCGACGGAAGTCAGCACATCATTGATGATTACCGAGAGGCATATCAGTGGCTACGACAGAAcaccaagaaggatgccaagatCATGTCCTGGTGGGATTACGGCTACCAGATTGGTGGCATGGCTGACCGACCTACCTTGGTTGACAACAACACCTGGAATAATACTCATATTGCCACTGTTGGCAAGGCCATGAGCTCCAGAGAGGAAGTCAGTTATCCTATTATGCGGCAGCATGAGGTCGACTATGTTCTAGTTGTCTTTGGTGCTCTCCTGGGTTACTCTGGTGACGATATCAACAAATTCCTCTGGATGGTTCGTATTGCCGAGGGTATCTGGCCGGATGAGGTCAAGGAACGTGATTTCTTTACCGCTCGTGGCGAGTATCGCGTTGACGGAGAAGCCACCGAGACCATGAAGAACAGCCTGATGTAAGTTATGGAGAGTGGAAGCGTGAGACGAGCTCAAGAACTAACATGTCAAACCAGGTACAAGATGTCCTACTACAACTATCACTCTCTGTTTCCCCCCGGCCAAGTCTCTGACCGTGTTCGTGGTGTGCGGCTACCTGACCAGGGCCCAGTGCTCCACACACTTGAGGAAGCGTTCACCAGTGAAAACTGGATCATCCGAATCTACAAGGTCAAGGATCTTGATAATGTTGGTCGCGATCATGCCGCTGTTGCAGCTTTTGAAAAggggcagaagaagaagaaggctaGCAAAAAGAGAGGCGCCCGTGTTTTGCGTGTAGACTAAGTTGGGTGTTGCATGGTGACGCTATATATAGAGCATTTGGGAATGGGGAGGCAAAATTAAAAGAAATAGCCGCATAGATCTCTGGGAGATGTAACGGCACCTTGCAATGTATATCAATGTATGAATTGAACAGAAATAAACAAGACAATTTTCGAGCACATTCCCCATGAAAGTGACTTCACAGACTCCTAGTGTGCTGGTCGCAGCGCCAGTCACAGTGTAAGTCTCCGGCAGTTGCCGAATTTACACAGCTGCAATTACCCATGACAGCTGGCGGCCAGCTGCACAGCAAAGTTTCCTGCCGACATCGAATTCATCATTGCCTGTCGTCTTCACCTTTTCATCCCATTTCAAACTTCCTGCTTATTTCTCACTCTTGTCCGTTGGATTACCTCCGTAGCCATGACACGGGATTACAATTCCTCATGTTTTGTGCTCACAACGTCCACATCACTAGTACCATTGCACAATATCTGAAATCGCTCTGCTACAATGGGTAATAGGTGGAAAAGATGGTATGCATCGGCTTCAGTTGAGCCCGAGATTGACTTGCTATCAACGGCGTTTGGCGTCCCGTCTCGAAGAGAGCTTGAGCGTGCCTCGCAAACACTTACACCGAGACGTGTGTTTCGATGTGACTCTGATTCCGATGAATCGAGCGACGACGCTCAGTCTGAGGCGTCAGACAAAAGTTCCGATCAATCGCCATCCGATGGTAGGGTCAGAAAGTCCAACACTAGCGAGGATGATCAGTCGCTCAAGGCGACACCCAGCCCTGCGTCGAGAAAGCGACAGCAGACCCATGGCAACGGTTCAACTTCAAAAAGCCAAAGAAGCACCTTGTCTAAGAAGATTAAACGTTCTCGCAACAGCAATCGAAAGATCGACGACCAACAACGGCAATCTCCTAGCAAGGTCTCGCGGGCGAAGTCGGTGCCTCCTTCAAAGTCCTCTAGGACATCCATCGGATCACAGCCAGATCCAaaatcttctcctcctcaTGTGGTCAATGGACACGAACCAAGTGCTCATCATACTACTTTGAATAGTGCATCCTATCCGCTGTTTTCATTAGCCCAGCCGCAGATACCGATGCTTACAGCACAATATGCGCCTGCATACGTCTTTCCTCCAAACCCAGATCCTGCGATTGTCACGGCAAAGTGTCAAGATGCGTTGCGACCTCTGAGAAGGCCAAAATTTCAGAGGCTTCATAGCCTTCAAGGAGACTTGACCCGGCTTCAACAAGAGCTGACAGAAGATCCCAGAAACATAAACCTTCAAAAGGAGGTACAACAGACTCAGTGCGAACTCAATGATTTATTGAACTCGATCGTGGCACAAAAAGTACAAACCTCGGGAAAGGCGTCGCCGACTAGTAAAACTCTACCGAAAGATACAAGCAACGGCTCAGATTTAGCTGCCAACAAAGAGAACGAGGCGCCGCTCAAGAGTCAGCAATACGCAGAGGCGCGGCCACCATCTGTACCTAAGGATAACAAAGATCGCTCTTTACTTATAGCTCATCGTCGGGGTAATAGTCTTTCTTGCACCATACGCCATCATCTATGCTCAGGATGTGGTACCGTGCGGTCACATACATTTCATGAGAAGCATCCCATTCGGGAAACACACAAGCCAGTCCTAAATTTTTGCTCAGCATGCCGGGAATCAAGAGTCGAGAAGGGTGTAATGGACAAGTACCACTTCTGCTTCGGTTGCGGAAAAGTCCGATCAAAATCCTTTCAGAAGAAACATGAGTGTGAGTCAGGtcagcctcttcttccaaacTACTGCGCACAGTGTGCTTCTGATGTTAGAAAGAAGGAGGTAATGAATGATATGTCTGTCCTGGGAATAGTAAGTTCTAGTCGCCTTACGTGGAGGAGTCAGTCGCACTCACAATAAATCAGGCTACATCAGATATAGTTCTACGAGCAGAGCAGACAGGCGTCAAGGAGAGCAAAAGTCCGGCTCCCACGACTGACGGAAATCAGCAGAACTTGGCAAGCAGCAAGCCACGTCTTCAGGGCAAAGCTTCCGTCACCCTATCTTGTTCAGGCAATGCAGCAAGGCTACGACTTGACAATGCTTCACTCTCAAAGAGTGTATCTGCTCCAGTCAGTCCAGCTGAATCGTCTCCATTTTATCCTGGGCGTAAATTAGGCTCAGCCCATCGTCGTGCTCAGAGAGTGCCAACACCGCATTGCAATGAGGAGCCTCGTGAAGGGAGCAATGCTTCCGCCATCCAAGGAGAGTATCGGGCTCCATACGTCGAGGAGGCAAACTCGCCTACAGAACAGAAAATGTCTGCCTCATGCTGCAGCAGTATGGCAAGTTTGGGGAATCGTAGAATGAAAACATGGCACGATGACAATGGGAGTTACCTCGAAGTGATGGACTGCAATGACGCGTCTTGCCAAACTCCAGATGTCGGCTATAAGCGAACCATGGTCCTACAATCGACCAACTCTTCAGGTGGGAAGACAGTACGATGCTGCCCTCCTTCTACCAACCATGATCAACAAGCTCGAATGGCGAGGAGTAACAAGTCCCAACGCAAAGCAAAGGACCCTCCCAGcgcagcttcttctcgtgAGCAATCTGGATTTTCAAAAGGTGTATTCGGAAAACACACCAAGTTGGAAACCCATGATCAGGCCCAGACATATCGTCGGCGGTCACCCTTAGCAGATTTTGAACATTCTGATGCAGCATTCGCCAATGAAATCGGACAGCGGCCAGAATCTGACGCTGAAGCTGCTGAACCACTCGAGGCACTTCCATTCCGATCATCTCGAGGAGCATTTGGACGCAACCATAGCCCGACGCAAGCTCGCTTCAGCGTTTTCAACTACAGTCAAACGGACTCTGACGGATCGGAATCAAAGAACGCCAACCTACCCGGGGTCTGGCCTACTCCAGGGCCATCAACGGAAGCAGTCGATTGCCACGACACTGACGAATACTCCCACTTGGCAAAACCAAATTCTGCCGCGTCATCATTCTCTTCAGACTCGAATTGCGGCCAAACTACAAATAACTTCAAAGCAGACGCCCCCAATGAGGGAACGTACTCCCGTTCCGTCTTTACGGATTACTCCCGTTCCACCAACAACCCATATTACAAGCCCCGACACCGTCCTGGATACAACGGCACCAACAGCGACTTTTGCAGCACATGGGACTGGAAGAGCAAAGTGCGGCAAGGAACCAAGAGCCCAAGAGCTTACCGCCACCAATTCGACGATCGTATGCCGGAACCAATTGTCGAAGAGCCAGTTTCACCAGCTTCCTCGCCAGTTCAACGAACGAAACTACTTGGTGAGTGTATGATACTATTCGTTTGGAACGCATCTAACTAGAGCAGAATTCTACATTACAGACCCAGAGTCCTCCTGTGAATCAGATACCGAATACCCTGGCTCATCAGCGGGGAGACTGATCTCCAATCTCGCGGTTCATTTCTGATGCCGTAGACGAGTCGGCATAATACTAGTGCTGCATGAGTATATTCCCGCCTTAAGGATAATCAGTGTGTATATGACTGTATGAATACTTTACTAGTTTTAGATACTTGCATTTTGAGTTTAGTAATGATGTGGCAATTGAGCACTTGGTGAATAATGCATCTTTACAAAACCACCATACCGAACCGTGGGCAAAACGTACACCTTAAAACTTACATGAATATTTGGACTTCGAGTATAGTGAGCAGTTCGAATTTAACCCGAAAATGCCTTGATTCCCAGAGCAGTAAAGGAAACAAGGATGGCTATACTTGCATACGCAACTACAGTAGGGGTCAAATATTTAAACTGTAAGAGGTATCTCATATTGCAGTGTATTTAAAATGTGCGTTGATAGCTGTACCTTGAGTATAAGTTGCAATTAGACTTGAACCCGAAAATGGTCTTGATTCACAGAGCAACAAAGGGGAAATGGATGGCAATGGGCATACGCAATTACAGTAAAGTCAAAAGTATTAAATCACTGCTAAGCATCATAAGGCAACATTTGGTACACCCAACGCCAGGATTGTTCAATGTGGCATGATGAGCGCTTAAGGCGTTCAAATACTTATGGCTCATGACTGGTAAACTCGTAAACGTATCTCATATTGCAGTCTATGATAACACATATTAAGATGTATGTACATACCCAGATACTTGGAGCAAATACTTTTACTACAGACGTACCATGCGTAGATACTTCTATTCATCCAGATCGCTTATCATAACCTATTTACCATCATATCTTGATACATCCCACAATGCCATACATAACCAGCATGCACAAACCACAGTGGTGCAGCTCATATAAAATTCATACCAATTTTCTCATCTTACCGGCCCGCGTGGCCCATCGTCTTATCCAGACTCAAGCTCGCATTAGGCGCCAGATACGCTCTTGTCGAGGTTCCCGCCGCACCATTTGCAGGCGACCCCTTTCGCGAAATGAGCTGTTTTGCGGCCAAAAACtcaacagcctcaactcTCTTCTGCTCAAAGAGACGACTGCGCTCGCGCTCACGTTCCACCTGGCGCAATCGCTGATCCGCGTTCGCTTCGTCAGACcggcgcttcttctccatcgtGTCACGGATTCGTCTCTCCGTCCGTTGACATATGCTGTCTAGCTTCGCCGCTGTTTGGGAACTAGCCAGTTCCAATTGTTGTCTATCTGCCGGTCGTGGATGTCGGGATGCTCCCCAGAAACACCGGAATGTAAGTCTAGTTTGATTTTTGGGATCTTGTCCGCCCCAGATCATAAGGGAGTCGCCGTCGTAAACCTTGGCCCAGTACTGAGACGGTCCTGTAGGATTCTTCGAGTCCGATGATGCCAGGTTGTATCCGTTGATTTTGATACCCAGAGTGGCCTTGGTAGATATCCAAAAGTGATACTGAGCGTCTTCTGGAGACTCCCCTCTACACCAGGGCTGGTCTCCCTTTGAGGAATGCTTGGACGGGTCGTAACCGTCTCTCCAGAGCATAAGTTTAAATGCATA
This window contains:
- a CDS encoding ankyrin repeat-containing domain-containing protein (similar to Metarhizium robertsii ARSEF 23 XP_011411496.1), coding for MGNRWKRWYASASVEPEIDLLSTAFGVPSRRELERASQTLTPRRVFRCDSDSDESSDDAQSEASDKSSDQSPSDGRVRKSNTSEDDQSLKATPSPASRKRQQTHGNGSTSKSQRSTLSKKIKRSRNSNRKIDDQQRQSPSKVSRAKSVPPSKSSRTSIGSQPDPKSSPPHVVNGHEPSAHHTTLNSASYPLFSLAQPQIPMLTAQYAPAYVFPPNPDPAIVTAKCQDALRPLRRPKFQRLHSLQGDLTRLQQELTEDPRNINLQKEVQQTQCELNDLLNSIVAQKVQTSGKASPTSKTLPKDTSNGSDLAANKENEAPLKSQQYAEARPPSVPKDNKDRSLLIAHRRGNSLSCTIRHHLCSGCGTVRSHTFHEKHPIRETHKPVLNFCSACRESRVEKGVMDKYHFCFGCGKVRSKSFQKKHECESGQPLLPNYCAQCASDVRKKEVMNDMSVLGIATSDIVLRAEQTGVKESKSPAPTTDGNQQNLASSKPRLQGKASVTLSCSGNAARLRLDNASLSKSVSAPVSPAESSPFYPGRKLGSAHRRAQRVPTPHCNEEPREGSNASAIQGEYRAPYVEEANSPTEQKMSASCCSSMASLGNRRMKTWHDDNGSYLEVMDCNDASCQTPDVGYKRTMVLQSTNSSGGKTVRCCPPSTNHDQQARMARSNKSQRKAKDPPSAASSREQSGFSKGVFGKHTKLETHDQAQTYRRRSPLADFEHSDAAFANEIGQRPESDAEAAEPLEALPFRSSRGAFGRNHSPTQARFSVFNYSQTDSDGSESKNANLPGVWPTPGPSTEAVDCHDTDEYSHLAKPNSAASSFSSDSNCGQTTNNFKADAPNEGTYSRSVFTDYSRSTNNPYYKPRHRPGYNGTNSDFCSTWDWKSKVRQGTKSPRAYRHQFDDRMPEPIVEEPVSPASSPVQRTKLLEFYITDPESSCESDTEYPGSSAGRLISNLAVHF
- a CDS encoding oligosaccharyl transferase stt3 subunit (similar to Aspergillus terreus NIH2624 XP_001210144.1); protein product: MSVQWQRATLIVKDAPHRPRSVDQAHYVPQAPSCPQLRVWRFRGHSRRIKIKVSPLHQPSGQPSPVVVANMTTEAPTRPEGVNTKSTRTLLRVVILLFIAGAAISSRLFSVIRFESIIHEFDPWFNFRATKYLVANGFYKFWDWFDDRTWHPLGRVTGGTLYPGLMVTSGAIYHALKALTIPIDIRNICVLLAPAFSGLTAYAAYLLTNEMTTSPSAGLLAAVFMGISPGYISRSVAGSYDNEAIAIFLLVFTFYLWIKALKLGSMLWGALCALFYGYMVASWGGYAFITCLLPLHAFVLICMGRYSTRLYVSYTTWYALGTIASMQIPFVGFLPVKTSEHMPALGIFGFLQLIAFIEYVRSAIPSRQFQTFLVTILVATFGVGLIGLVGLTSLGYIAPWSGRFYSLWDTGYAKIHIPIIASVSEHQPTAWPAFFFDLNFLIWLFPAGVYMCFQDLRDEHVFIVVYALFGSYFAGVMVRLMLTLTPIVCVAAAIALSSMLDTYLSAKSPDPKEVELAAEAASKKPPKPSTGLRGSEKPTIGIFHVSSKFVVVASVVVYLVMFVTHCTWVTSNAYSSPSVVLASRMPDGSQHIIDDYREAYQWLRQNTKKDAKIMSWWDYGYQIGGMADRPTLVDNNTWNNTHIATVGKAMSSREEVSYPIMRQHEVDYVLVVFGALLGYSGDDINKFLWMVRIAEGIWPDEVKERDFFTARGEYRVDGEATETMKNSLMYKMSYYNYHSLFPPGQVSDRVRGVRLPDQGPVLHTLEEAFTSENWIIRIYKVKDLDNVGRDHAAVAAFEKGQKKKKASKKRGARVLRVD